ATCGGGATAAAAGCCTCTATTAGAATATCGGGAATAAAACTCTATATTAGAATATCAGACAATGTTGTTGAGCTCAATTTGTAAAAATTAATTCTTAgccttttcttttattataaatcCTATCTTACAAAGCTCTTCTTTAAATCCTATACAGATTGgatcttttaaattaataagatCGTTCGTAATAATTCAAGATTTTAAGACCGATCTTAATGACCTCGGGTGACAAACTCTTTTCAACATTTATTATAAACacatgattaataaaaaaagtttttgttaATAATTACCTTAACCGTTGTTGATAAACATCAATTCGgtgtattaatttttatatcttattgttcaaaattcaaaaaatcaaatgataatgataaatcaacctaatttgtgagcctaaagatatgcctaataataagatgatgacatgtggaaaaatcagatgacaagattagaaaaaataattaatggaattcacatatcaaatttttaaaattttaagttaatttttagacatataaactaaagtttattaatcattttccatatataaaatacaGATTATCATGTTATAAGACTAACAAAATAACATGTGATAGTTTGAAAATGGGTTGTGGTAACTGGTAAGTTACAAAAGGCTAGGGGTTTGCCACGTCTTACTTTGGCTCATCTGAAAGTTAGTTTGTGACTTGCAAATGGACGGTCAGGATGATTGCGTGATCtgcaaattttaattattataccGATTTATTTGGACAATTGGACGCAACCTACAAATGACGGCGGCGTAGGGCTAATGGCTCCTTCCGTTGATGGCTTAGATCATCCGGAACAATACACTCCGGTCTCAAATGGAATTGGTATTTGTTTTTGGTAATTTTTATAATTGAGAGTTGAGACTAATGAAAAATCATGTAAACACCGATAAATCTCGGTCTCATACAGATACTGTCATGTTGGTCTATATGGAACCAAGACTGTTATCAAGTTTAATAATTTTCGAGACAACTACTCTGTGTATCGGACTGAGATGATCTAAACCTATCTAAAATCATAtcatcattaaaaatatatataaatattaaattaacaaaCACATTATATTAAATACAGAAAACAAtcacattttaataaaaaaaaaaaagttctatacaaaatttttattgatatactCCTTTCGTCTCACTTTAATTGTgctattttgactggtcaaatcTTTTATAttgactttgaccgtaaataaatttatttgtgttatgtattagttgatgaaagttatatcaatgaaaagtacatttaaactcaatcaattcatatatgttatttcgagtgttatataacacaaacataattatttacggtcaaagttagaagaaaaagactcaaaaagtcaaactaggacacttaatatgggacggagggagtagtaATTAAAAAATGTAAGACATTAAGAAACATACGGTacatcatatatttttgttatccTTTGAAAACACCATGATGAAACGAACCAAAAGAAATTCCccgaaccaaaagaaaattCCATAAGGAAAAAGACCTTCTCAACTGTTTTGTATATACGTGAGTAAGTGTGTGAGTGGGGGGTTGGGTTGGGTGTCGTGTGGTGCTCGTCATTTTCACGCAGACTTTCTTTCAATTCCTTTCCATCTAATTAATTCCCGTCTCTTCCAAATATACAATTCTTTCTCTCCTTCAATCTCTCTTTCCTTCCACTCCATTCCTTTCCAAATCGCCGTGCGTACGTTGTTTTCCATCTTTAATTCAACACCaaatattttccaaaaaaaaaaaacaaacatggaTCACGTATTTTCCGACCAACAACAAAACGAGCAGGGGGAGCAAGAGCATCTAAAATGTCCTCGCTGCGAATCAAACAACACAAAATTCTGTTACTACAACAACTACAATCTGTCTCAGCCACGTCACTACTGTAAAAACTGCCGCCGTTACTGGACTAAAGGCGGCACCCTTCGTAACATCCCTGTTGGCGGCGGTACTCGTAAGATCACCAAACGTAAGCGCACCATCAACCCCTCATCACCCGTCACCATGACGTCATCCCCACGCCACCACCAGCCGAAGATGGAACAGGAATCATCATCTGTCGTCAAATATGCGTTAGGtggcaataataataataaccaaacGGAAACCGTTAGTGGCGGTTTTAGTTCATTGCTGTTAGGCTTTGGAGggaataacaataataataatatgggGCAGTTTGGTAATTTGTTAATGGATGGCGGTAATTTATTATCAAGTAATGGTGATGgtaaaaatgatgatgaagatgaagatgatgtgtTGATTAGGAATCCACTAATCACGGGGGACAATAATAATACTAGTAATTATCTGAGTTTGAATGATGCTAAAATTGGTGGGAATGAGAATGGAGAGATTGGAATGGGAATGGGGGAATGGCCTGATCTGTCTATTTTTACGCAACCAGGTTCGAGTTTTCGTTAATTAGTAGGatttttattacgagtattatttactATTGATTGTCATTAGTATTAGCAGTACGTagtaatgttatatatatatttagattagaagttagattattatattaatgCGATTATCGGATATGTTGAATATTTGGTAACTTAACCATGtgagatatttatatttaatatatcaaGTTTTTACTTCGAGTTCGGAATTTTGGATGACAGAaaggaaatgtatatataaaatgatgatgatgcgTTTTGATTTCATTGGCTTTGTAAAAACCATACCCACATTTGTAGTATTCATGTTCTTATGGAGCAGAGCAATGTCTCATTTATCATCTTTATATCCATTCCTTGTTttgtatacaaaaactatatactGTATATTCTAGTGTCTGTATACTAGTGTGGATGTTGGTATAgatattttattcatttacgGTAGCAGGTTAATTAAATCAAATGAcgtgaaataaataaaacgtGTTGGTTTTGGATGGAAGAACTTTAGTTTCCAATATATACAGTAACGTTTCTTCATTGGAGAGACACTACTGTCAGCCATAGAGGGGAGGGATCAATTAATTGTGCAACCGTGCAACACACACTCACTCAGCCACCGTATTTGAGATATATGGCAGCTTGATCATGCATGCAACTCCGTTCAAGGATTTACACGAGAGAGCTCAATGTGAAGATGATCAAACCATGTGATGGTACGTGTGGTGCTCAAACGAGATGTGTGGCGCCTCCCTGCTCCCCTCTCGATCTTTTTCCGCCAGTTGGCACGATATGATCTAGTAGTTGATGATCGTGTCGACGTAGCTACCACACCGAGTGTTTTCTTCAACCATTATTACGAGTGGTGTATGTCAATATGAACAAAAACATTCATATATATTGTCTCTGATCCAGCAAGTATCAGCCATCAATATACAATATGTTTTAGCAAAACCAATTCATTGTTATGAAATTGATAGCGATAATTGAGAAACAATACAACGGAAATTCTTTGTAAATGAGCATCCCCACATCATGTCACCCATAAAGCATACACCGACCCAACGTTTGGTGTAGAAAGatttagggattagtttcctggaatgtaactatatttgaccgaatgtttatagtaggaaaaaactaaagttatgtgtattgtatgtaagtaacttgaaaaaatgtttattgtatgtaagaaaacatacgtgacaaccatatacaggtgccacttgtcagattttaattggttgaaacgaaattcttacatacaataaacattatttcaaagttatttatatacaaaacaaacaactttagttatttcctataatagacattcattcaaagttttttacgttcgaggaaactaatcccaaagatttaatatgttatatcaaaGATTAACAAACTCATACTATTAAatatctacatctatatatCTGTATACAAAAAACAAAGTAAGAGTCGAATTTATTATATAGAAAGTAGAAAAACGAAACAAAATCTACGTAACAGCTTCGAAACTTGGACCCACGTTGTCAGTCATACTGGGATATTGTTTtcttcccacttccattttATAGAACTATCTAGCCATCGTCatgagaaaaagaaataaattgttTTGGTTTCAACATAGGTCACTAATCTAGAATAACATATTATACCAATAATAACCTGATTTACGAATCTAGCTTCCTATTTTCTCtaaccattttctttttttatgtttcagTAGTTTCCTATTTTCTCtaaccattttctttttttatgtttcagTTGATCAACAAGCTTTCtaaatttcattctttcaaACATTGCTTAACAGGATTCCAGAAAGGACAGTTAAATCTTGTACGTATTGGCATATCATATTTTAGCTTTTAAGCTCGTAATATTGATGTGAGAACCCAATCATGCCCTTAAGCTATATTATGATATGTTATATCTAAGTTAACAAGAAACTACAAGCCATTTCTATATTTTATCATCTTATGTTGAAACTTTAAGTCAAATCATTTGTTATGACTTATGACCAAAAAGGGAGTAAGTCTACAACTTTTTGTATttctccaaaaaaaaaataaggaagAGGAGCAATTTTGAGTCCAAAATAAGATCTGTCCAGTGTCCACTACAGCTTAAGTCTATGTGTCCATAACTACAAATATTTGTGTGTTactaaaagtcaaaataagagaaaaagCAGGAAGATTTCGATATCAAAAAGTAATAAACAAAACATGTGTAACAGAACGAATGATTGTGTTTGATGTGGAGACTATGATTAAGAAAAACGTCATGATTTCACGAAAACCGTAATGTTTAGTCATCGTAAATTTCGGTCATTGAGGAGGCCCACAACCCATGGAAGGGAATGGACCACAGTAAGGCGTGTAGGCCAATCAACACACATGGTTAGGCTAGCATCATTTGGGTTCAACATGTTTGTAACCAAATCCATGTCACTCTCTCTTGTCACTTTCAGATCTTATTATGTCAACTATAGAGGGCTCCCACtcaggctatctccaatgctaaggacgctcttaggcgtccttgagctgccacatcatatccttacacatccttataaatccttaaaatcctataattttatctccaaccatacaaacatccttatatatcctttaactccactaaaaacaaaaaaaatgtaagtaagGGAACCTAAGGGCATGTCCTTGGGTAAGAAAATCTTTAggtttggacaagcttcaaccgcaaaggatatccGGTCCAAGGGCGCCCAAAAACATCCCCATTGGAGATGGTCTCAACACTAAAAGTCCTAAATCGTTGTGGTCGTGAGGATAGTGAACCTGACTCGATACATGAACGGGTCAAGTTCTTGAACGTGGACAGGGCGGGGGCATTATAGACCCTTGGGATTCCCTAAATGGGTCAAACTGTGGAGGCAAATGGGTAAAGCTAACTAGCAGGACTTGCACTAGAGTTGACAAACGGGTAAAGCTAAAAGATGTATCAGGAGTTAAATGCGTCAAAAAAGATTGAATGGGTCAAACTGTAAGCATCAAAATAAACTTTAGCTCTTAAAAACCTAACATGTCTCAttcttagttatatatagaAGAAGAACTTTAATACAAGTGGGTAGATAGTTTCTCTAGTCGTATTTAATTGGTTTTATTACTTTCTAAACTTATAAGTTGGACTCATAGCTGGCAGGTTTATTTGACCCGTTTTGTCCAAAACCCATTACCCATGGTTTATCGACCCACCTTACATGCCCATACACCTTCACTATAAACCACATACAACCAAATCTAATAAGATCATAAAGGTTAATGGAGAAAGCTTGTGGCATACTGAGAATGCTGGCTATATAGCAAATTGACGTGACAAAGTTCACCAAATCAGGAAACTACCCTGTAGCTTACATAACAGATCTCTGCATTACGATCTCTTTTGTTGGAGTCAAAATCATCCTTGTCTTTCTCACTCGTTCCTGTCTCGATTGGTCTCAGAATTTTGACAACTTGACCACGACTTAACCCGTAGTATCTGGCAATTGGATCTGTATGCAATATTCGAGGAAACTGCGATTGGATCTGTATGCAAAACATTGCACACATTATATGCAGATCAACTGAAAGTTGCAAGTTTTTTCGAATAATACATAAATCAAATCTTTTTCCAACAGTTTAAGTTAcaatttaattttgatatgtGAGGTCAAATCCACTAACTTTTAAGTTCAAAACTTTAAGTATATATCTTTTATGTTCTAAAAAGGTTTATAAACCTACctaaaacttataaaacaaacttatCGAGACATACAGAAAAAGAGTTAAAAATCGATCCAAATAATCACTGACCTGTGCTGCTTTCATGTTGTATTTTTGGAGCAATTCGACCTTTTCTTGTTCTGTAATTGGAACATGCTCAGGAACAAGATCATGATATCTGATGTTAACTAGCAGCTCCGCCTCCTGTATCAACAGAATAGACACATCCAGATGCTATCGGTATACTAAAGAACACACCTAGAACCAATACATGTATTCTGATATGCTAAATTGATCAATCAACCCATTTTCTTAATAATGAGTCAATTCACTTTATTTTGaatctctaatgggtcaaacgggTAAAATCATAAGATTTAGCTTAAAACGGAACAGGTCAAACATCACCAAAGTGTTACTTAACACATAAAGCTTGGTAACTCTTTattcaaaacaaataaatattatcAAGATAATATGCttttgtaagttgtaaccaATCTTAACAGGACTTGCAGATTATAAAACTCAACAGTTGGACACAAAATTTTTTGTTGTCAACCAGAGACCCAACCCGCTCATTTTCATTTGTACCAACAAGACCCACCACACAATCTAGCTGACTGACCCACTTTGCCACCTCTTTCCTATACACCAAAACAAAACATTAAAGCGTCACCTGGAAAACTTCCACTCGAAACCTTCCTGCTATCTCAGCCTGGCATGCCTTGGCACTAGGAGTCATCCCAATTCGAACAACTATAATTGCTCTTCGTATCTTCTCACTTTCCATACGAAGTACATAATTCTTGATTATCTTTACACCAATCTTCAGATCATCGGGAAAGAAAACATAAATCTGATCTTCCCAAGGAGTTTCAGTTAGTCAGTACATCCAATAACTTCACATCAACCATATAACTTCAAGactcatgtatatatacaattcAATAAATCTGATAGTGAATCGCATTGGAAAACACTCATGAATCGAGAAAACACACCGGATCACTGTTGTCTGGTTTAGTTTTCAGAAAAGTAAGATCCTCCCTTTGAATGGTCCCGTTATACTTGTCAATGAATTCCTTTCTTGTCATGTTTATTTCAGAATCCTCAATCTCATAGCCACGGTCTTTCAGCATTTCAAAGCACGTTTTTCGAACTCTATGCAGCTTCGTGATCTCTTCATCCGGTAACGACattatttaaactttaaaaaaataacactcATCGTCAATGGAACATTCTTCAACATATGATCTTAATAGCTTAAAAAAGGGTCATGTGCACCAACATGTATACAACTTGTTACGTTTTCTtatgtatccatttttcaaaaaacaatcTAATGTGTGCATCAAACGTTAAAAGCTGGATAAGTTAGATGTAACGCCCCCAAAGCCAAAAGCAATGGACTACTGCGATATTGTTTCGGTCTAACTAAAAACGATGATGAGGGAATATTAGTATCCCACAACTTTGAACTTAGGCCTCAAACTTCTTATATCATACCAGTGGGGGACAGATTTTTACATTAGGCGTCTTAATGTATGTATCCAGTTTTCATACCATGTCATCGCTAACTTATGCATCCAATTACGTAAACCGTATAAGTTGCAACAATAGGCAAAGTGTGACAAGTTTTATACAATTTGGGCCCTTTAAAACACTAACAGCAAACAATAACTACAAATTACCATAAATTaatctaaaatttaaaaaaagtgtgatcataaattttatatttacaataaacCTTACAAGTGTATAAgatataaaaagtaaagataTGAACATGAGATGAATGactacataattatatatacataaacagaGACAAACCGGAAATGGGTAGCGAAGGCGGATTGATGAACTGTTGAAAACAAAAGACCGCCGGAAACACTGATTTCACGGCGGAGAAAAACCTCGTTTTTTGGGGGTTTATAACATGGGTCTTAAGTGAAAAGACTGTTTGATTTAGGGACCAATTAAAGATCCCTCGTTGTGGCCCAACTACAAATAAGCCCAGTATGTATACAAGTGATAgtctaaaaattattttaataataagaCGACGACAAATggtaaaatcaaaagataaaattagaAACAAAAATTAGCGTAATtcatatatcattttaaaataatttttatactaATTTTTTGAAGAATATATCATTTACCTTATATGATTATTCAAGTTTGGGTATTCTCGACTAGTCAGACtatttatatactatattataaagaaaaagtctctgtctaaattttaagttttaatatttacttttccaaaatgcttctctatcaattttatatttagttaaaacaagagcaagtacccgcgcgttgcgacggtaagatggtgggagtgataggtcatagagtgtgatagccaaatgccttaaccgcacgggctccgccctcggatttaaaaattcgtcgaaagtatatcgaataacatatctaatgaaagagcattaaattttaataacactcatataatttttataaattatcgatgtacggtttttgagataaaattttttgaatgaattggatgaaaaaatgatttatggaagagagtaaaaaaaatgattggttgagatttaagaagAGAAAAATgatgttaggtaaatatataattgatatatgggcattttgggaaagtaaatgttgaaacttaaaatgtaaacatgggagatctgctttataatatagtatagatatagataactatataactatattaccctttctctctcctcaaatcacaatcaaccatttttttttcttcttattcataaatcatttattcttctaattcatttaaaatcttttatctcaaaagccgtgcatcgataaattataaaaattatataagtgtttttaaaatttcatactctttcattagatatatcatccgatatacttttgacgaaatTTTAAATCTGAGGAGAAGGGCTAAGGCAtttagctatcacactctatgacctatcacctcctatgatcaattacactctatgacctatcaccccactatCTTAACGCCACTAACTCGACGGCCGCTACAATGCGCGGGTAGAGTTCTCGTTACATTAAAATCTCTCaaacttaattttaaatttcaatttttgaatttaattgaatgttaatatattttttttaatatatctagtTACGTTAAAAGAAGTTGAGTAAATCTTTACTCATGGTGGAGATGATATGTGGTTGTGTATCTATTATTATGACTATTTTGTTGGAAAAGTAATTCACggctatgtttttttttttacattcaacacttagttatatgtttataaaactttatatttttggttaatttatatttatttaattttaaacttatttGGCAACCCTATACGCTAGTTAATACGGAGTATCATAAAAGTTATTCGACTCcccaaataataaatatatggcTCCGAGTTTGCTTACAAGGTGGTCGATGATGATTGATCATGTGAATACCAACCGGCGGAAGACATGAAGTAGAAAAGGATTGTTGCCCCCTTAAAAGATTGGTTTGTACTTTGTAGTTATCAAAATTTAACTTTTACATCCATATTTTTGAATGTATACTtgtttatgtgttatatataactaattctAGTATTATGACCTCGCAAGAATTGGAATCATAATCCTGACCCTTAAGATTAAACCCTTGAGATTCATGGAAAATTAAGGATGTAAATGAACAAATACCTCCAAATTCTATAAAGATAATCAAATTTCACCGTTAATTTAACATAAATAGAAAAATCGAAAGAAAACGCTTATTATAGTCATTATCATCTTAAATCTTACATAAGTATACACAATGTCTCATTACACATAACAGCATAACACCCTGGATTCTACCTACATAACTATTGACTGACTGAAATAAGCAAATTAATTCAAGTGTGTAAATTGACTACACACACTTGGCCATCAGGTGAGACCGGCATATGGGCTTTAACAGGAATAATTGGTTTTTGTCAATGACAACATAACAATTTTCTACAGACATTCAAGCCGACGTCTGATTAGATGATTCTAGTTTCTCAGATAGGTAGTGATCAAGCATGTCCTCCTCATCAACTGCAACCAAACAACAATGATATTAATCTCAGAATGACATATATTACCATCAGTTGACTGGTTAGTGAATGCGGGGAGAAAACATAACCTTCGACATCAATATCAAAAtcgtcttcatcttcatcattggaCCCTTCAATAATTGGTGCTGCACGTTTCTGCCAAAATTAAAATGCAAGCCACTCAAAATTTCCAGGGTTGACATGTAACTCAAAAAAAGAAGTCAATATGCATTCAATTTAACTAATATTTCATCTCCTCTGCAGTACACAATGTACATTTCGAAGATCTTCATTTAGCTAGTCACGTAAAACGTTGTTCAACTAGTTGAATATTTCGTCTTGTCCTATATGGTCTGTTATATCATTTTCAAGCATTTACCCAATAACCATTTGAAAACAGTTTGCAGTGTACATTCAttaaggattaaaaaaaaaagcttaaatCCTTTGAAGCCTTAAAGTAAATCTTTATAGAAGAAGCTTATACATTTACCCAAAGTGTTAAAGTCAAGAAAGTGTAACAGAAAAACTTACCGTAGAAGCTCTTCCACTTAGAAACCACTCCTTGCCGGTAATTTTCTTCTCTTTAGTTCCTGCAAGGGCCGATTCTGGCAACAACCTGGAAGCAGGACAATATTAAGCTTTCAAGACTACACAACTGTACTATTAAAACATCATGAAATGAAGAATGCGATgtgtagaaaataaaagaatttgCTATTTATGAAACTTACTTGGCTCTCTCAAGTGCCATTTCTGCTTCAAATTTTTCTCTCCATGCCAAAAAAGTCTCAATGGTGACAGGTTCTCCATGCGGTACAGTTATCTAAGAGCAATTTTAGTACATCTATCAAGCTTAACAATAATTCCTTGAAACTAGCATATCATTCAATATATCAGAAAACCTTTCCAGCCCATGTGTATCAGACATAACTGACAAGATTTCCTAGAAACAACTAATTGTATGCACAATGTAAAATTCTATTTCGAGGTAGAAGCTCGTGCCTCTCTTACAAACGGGTTGATTTGGGTGGTTATGTTTGATAACAGGTCAGATGGGATAAGCTAAAAGCCTAAAAGAATCAAATGGGTCAAGCATGTGAAATGGGTTGAAGTCATTCAAAATTCGATTTAACTGTATAAAATCTTTCTAAATCGCTATTAAATAAATCTTAAACTATTATTGTAATGATAtctttttgtaatcatatttcaTATGTAACTTCTTGATAAAGTTTTAAGGAGAAAAAAGAGAGTATCTGGGCTATACAAAACACCCATTGTGAGTTTGTGACCCGTTATCTATGTACCCCGATACTAATTTTGCCAGCACTATTCACTATGCTCAAAGTCATGGGAAAATCATACCTCATCCTTAGCTGCCACCGCTTCTTGCATATTGTCATTGTTAGTGTCTTGAGCAAATCTTTGAGCAAGCCATTCTTTAGCTGAGGTAACTAGAGTGTAAATCATAGCCATTCCAAGATTCTCAGATGCCTGCACATATCAGTAGATAATGACAAGTTGCATGACAAAGTGCGTGATAACAGTACGAACTAATAAAGACTAGATCAATATCACTACTATAAGCAAACACCATCATTCGACTTTATATGCAAGTAGCTAGTCTCCAGATAATAGTTTCCATACATTGTATTTACTTAAATCATCTTGAAGCTTCTCTGTTGGTCCATGAGGTTACTCAATTCAATGGACCCTTATTTCAACCTACTTAAGATAAGCTAAAAACGTACCCACGGAAAAGCATATATTAGAACAATACTAGGATATGCAGACTAGCAATTTGAATTAAGTAAAACACAAAATATTGATATACCTCTTGTTCAAGCTTTTCTTTCAGAACTTTGAGATCCGATATTTGAGTTCCTTTTATACTAAAAAACACCACCATGACAAGGAATTACGCATCATGAGAACATGAGATACGGAAAATTGTGATACTTGATATATGGTGATCATAAAACAACATGCCAAATGCATATGTGCTATTGACTAAGATGAATCAAAAACATTGAAATGGAACACATAccttttcaaatttaaaagagGAATTTCATCCGGATATTTCTCTGTATGTGAGAAAATGAACCCTAATTGAACTGCAACCGAAATTAAGCAAATAACTAAtgtatttaaaaaaaggtaaacatCCTTGAAGCAGTATATATGCAAAAAAGACGTCCAGCCAGTAGGGAACCTGAATCGATTGAATCAGTCTCATCCTCCTGTTACATAGAAAATGGCATCCTTATTAACATCATCGTTTAGTAAGTATGTCTTGTTACCCTTGATGGATGTTTTACTACTTGTGAATATAGTGTCTCCATTATGGGATGTCAATAGTAATAAATATGTTGTGTGAAGCTGTGTGAGTTTTTGTTCATAAAATTAAGACAAAACAAGTTAAAGAAGTAAATCGTAATTGACGCATATTAATTAATACCTTAAGGCATAACTTGATTTGGAAACATGGATTAGAGGTGTTCAATCCACTTATGCTAGGTTGAATTTCTGGCATACATCAAACATATAAAGTTactatttatacatatataatactcgtatatatttagTTGTCAAAGTTAATCAcgaatagatatatatatatagatcatctatataaagataaaactgTACAACACCTTCAAACTCATCCATTAGGATGGCCTTTAAAGCCTCGATTTCCATCTCTTGCTCCTGCACATAATCTGACACCCACACAAAAAATAATACTcataataaaaacttttaatcttttcGCCATGTTGTTACATTATCAACGTTTATAAATTTAAGTCGAATAAATAAGAAATTCAAATATAcaataaacacaaaaacaacCGAAAACTTTATTTTGGCTGATCGATTCCGAATTTCGTAAAGTAAGTGTGTGTAATACAATTCgcttccataaaaaaaaaaggaacaaatTACCTGTCATATCTGcgatatactcgtattaatatAGTTATCTTCTGACTAtctatgtatattttatatgtatacgTACGTATGTCTAATGATCGGGCTTGAAAACACTGTGCAAACAGAATCAACTAGAAATTACCGGTAATGTTTGTTAGTATAATATGTTGTCACACACAAAAGTTTATCATGGGACCTTCACAAGGAAAGCACAACCGTCGATCCTGT
The sequence above is drawn from the Erigeron canadensis isolate Cc75 chromosome 4, C_canadensis_v1, whole genome shotgun sequence genome and encodes:
- the LOC122597724 gene encoding DNA-directed RNA polymerases II and IV subunit 5A-like, with product MSLPDEEITKLHRVRKTCFEMLKDRGYEIEDSEINMTRKEFIDKYNGTIQREDLTFLKTKPDNSDPIYVFFPDDLKIGVKIIKNYVLRMESEKIRRAIIVVRIGMTPSAKACQAEIAGRFRVEVFQEAELLVNIRYHDLVPEHVPITEQEKVELLQKYNMKAAQIQSQFPRILHTDPIARYYGLSRGQVVKILRPIETGTSEKDKDDFDSNKRDRNAEICYVSYRVVS
- the LOC122598611 gene encoding RWD domain-containing protein 1-like, whose translation is MEIEALKAILMDEFEEIQPSISGLNTSNPCFQIKLCLKEDETDSIDSVQLGFIFSHTEKYPDEIPLLNLKSIKGTQISDLKVLKEKLEQEASENLGMAMIYTLVTSAKEWLAQRFAQDTNNDNMQEAVAAKDEITVPHGEPVTIETFLAWREKFEAEMALERAKLLPESALAGTKEKKITGKEWFLSGRASTKRAAPIIEGSNDEDEDDFDIDVEVDEEDMLDHYLSEKLESSNQTSA
- the LOC122598218 gene encoding dof zinc finger protein DOF1.7-like, with protein sequence MDHVFSDQQQNEQGEQEHLKCPRCESNNTKFCYYNNYNLSQPRHYCKNCRRYWTKGGTLRNIPVGGGTRKITKRKRTINPSSPVTMTSSPRHHQPKMEQESSSVVKYALGGNNNNNQTETVSGGFSSLLLGFGGNNNNNNMGQFGNLLMDGGNLLSSNGDGKNDDEDEDDVLIRNPLITGDNNNTSNYLSLNDAKIGGNENGEIGMGMGEWPDLSIFTQPGSSFR